The Halomonas elongata DSM 2581 DNA segment GACCAGCCGGGCGCGTTCCTCCTCGAGCTCGAGAACGGCGAGACGCAGGCGCGTCTCGCCGGTGGCCAGCAGGCTGCCCAGCAGGCGCTTTCCAGCGTCGAACAGACGCTGTGCCGGTCCTTGGCTATCCGCCATCAGCGCCGCCCGAGCAACATTCCGACGACAACGCCGACCGCGGCACCGATACCGATGCTGGTCCAGGGGTTGTCATGGACGTAACGGTCGCAGGCATCGGCCTGGCGCGTCACGCTGTCGCGGGCTTCGTGATAGGCACGTTCGCCTCGGGCCTCGAGACGGGCCCGGGTGTCCTTGAGGCGCTTCTCGGCCCGTTCGCGCAGTTCCTTGACGTTGTTGCGCGAGTCGTCGGCGGTGGCATTCACCAGTTCCTCGACGGTCTGTGACAGGTTATGCAGGTCTTCCTTGAGCTGCTGGGAAGCGTCGCGGCTGTGTGGAGTATGGTCGGTCATCGAGTCTTCCTCTGACGGTACATGACAAGGCCAGCATAGCAGTCGCCGTTAGCGGCGCAAGCATTATGCGCCGTCTTCAGCGCTCGAACTCGCCCGAGGAAAACAGGGGGTTCAGGCTGAAGCCGACGCCGAGTCGGTGCACGCTGCGGTCATAGTCGATCAGGCTGTCCCCGTAGCCGTGGTAGTACAGCACATGGCCGCGAATCTTGCCGAACAATGGCCAGGAATAATCGAACTGGGCGCCCATGTGGCCGCTGTCCGGATTGCCACGCCACATCAGGCTGGCTTCGTGGTCGTCGAACAGCCGCCGGGCCACTGTGACATCGCCATAGCCTACGAAGCGTTCGATGTCGGGATTGTCGTCATCGCCTTCGGACTCCGGGATGCGCCAGAAGGGGGCCAGCGAGACGGCCCAGGTGTCGTTGACGAAGGTGCTGGTCAGGATGAGGCGATTCCAGCTGCGTGACATGTCGCCGGAGCGTCCGTTGGACTGGTGGTTGAGCGAGATCCGGTTGTGGATGTTGGTCCAGCCGGCGATCGTCCAGTCATTGTCGAAGTCGGCGAAGATCTCGGGCTCATAGTTGGTCTCGCGGAATGGCGAGGAGGCATCCGTGTTGTAGGCTTGCCACCAGCTACGCTGGGTATAGCCGAAGTAGAGATCGCCATTGGCGGGCAACTGGTCATCGATGAGCTCGAACTTGGCGCTGAACTGAAATTGCATCTCCATGCGATCGGCGCTGGCTTCGTCCTGGCCACTGCTGAGGGTACGATCGCTGGGTCGGGCGGTATAGCTCAGCGGCAGCAGGTAGTTGCGTCGATGGGTGGTGATGGCGAAGGGGTTCCGTTCGGACTCCCGCTCGAGCATGCGCCGCTCGGCCACCGACTCTTCCAGTTCCGGTTCCTGGTGATCTCCGGCAGGCATGTCGGTGCCATGGGCAGAAGGGCTGTCGTCGCGCAGGCGACCGCGCAACTGCCGCAGTTCCGTCTGTAACGACTGAATGCGTGATTCGATGGATTCCCGTTCGGCGTCGCTCAATGACTCGGCCGCCGCCGTCTGGTGAACCAGGCCAATCATCAACACGGGGAGAAAGAGTCGTGAGGGCTTCATGCGCCGCCTGCATTGCCGAGGTATAGGACGCCGTTTCTACCATGCCGGTCAGGCAAGTCAACTGTGGCGGCGTGGCGACGCCGGCAATTGCCTTGTCGGCGATATGCATCGAGAATCACAAGAATTTCCGTGGTGTCACCGACGATGAGGTGTTCGTGAACGTAGTGTCGCGCCGTGTCGGCATGAAAGTATTGCACATTGTTTGCCTATTGGTAGCCCTGCTTGGCTCGACGGCCTGGGCGGTCGAGCCGCCGACGCGAGAGGCGATCGAGCAACGGCTGGAAGAACTGCGCCCCGCCGATGGGAAAGAGCCCGATGCGGCCGCCCAGGAGAAGATCGATACCTTGCAGGCGGCACTCGAGGATCTGGCGGCCAAGGAAGCCGCCAAGGCCCGGCTCGAGGATCTGGAGTCGCGTGTCGAGAAGGCGCCGGCCGAACTCAGGGAATTGCAGCAGGCCTTGTCGGAGAATCAGGACGACACGCCGGCGGCCTCCCTGGAAGCGTTGGAGTCGCTGGATCTGGAAACGCTGGAGATTCGGCTGAAGGAGGCGTCCGCGGCGTTGCGCCGGGATCAGGACCGTCTGTCTCAGATAGAGACACGCTTGCTGGGCACCCAGACCTTGCCGGAGCGTGCCCAGCAGGGCATTTCCGACGCGACCCAGGCGGTGGAGGAGAGCCGTCGCACGCTGGAGGACCTGGCGGCGCGCGATGTCGACGAGAGCGATCCCCGCCATATGCGTGCTCGCACCCAGCGGGCCCTGGCCGAGCAACGTCTGGCCTTGTATCAGCGTGAGCTGGCGACCAACTCGCGGTTGCGGGAACTGGCGCAGCAGCGGCGGGATCTGCTCGAGCGTCGTGTCACCACCCAGGAAGCCAAGGTATTGACCCTGCAGCGATTGGTCGATCAGCGACGTCGGGAGCGCTCTGAACAGGCCATCGCCGAGGCCGTGCAGGATGAGCCTGATGACGTGGCGAGCCATCCCCTGGTGAACGAAGCCCAGAAAGCCAATCGGGAAATGAGCCTGGAGTTGCTGCGCGTCACCAGTCGGGCCAACGAGCTGGTACGCCAGGGGCTCGAAGTACGTCGTCAGCTCGACCAGGTACGTCAACTGCAGAGAGGCATGGATGAGCATGTGGAAGCCATCCGTGGCAGTACCTTGCTGTCCCGGATCCTGCGTGAGCTGCGTCAGGCCTTGCCCAAGGTCGAGGTTCGGGGAGGACTGAAGGACGAGATCGCCGATTGGCGCTTGCGTCAGTTCGAACTGGATCGGCAGCGCGAGACGCTCAAGGATGCCGAAGCACTGGCACGCAAACGCATGGAGAGCGCGGCGGGCGAAGAGGTGTCGTCGGCCCTGGTCGATCCGTTGGCG contains these protein-coding regions:
- a CDS encoding DUF883 family protein, which encodes MTDHTPHSRDASQQLKEDLHNLSQTVEELVNATADDSRNNVKELRERAEKRLKDTRARLEARGERAYHEARDSVTRQADACDRYVHDNPWTSIGIGAAVGVVVGMLLGRR
- a CDS encoding phospholipase A, which gives rise to MKPSRLFLPVLMIGLVHQTAAAESLSDAERESIESRIQSLQTELRQLRGRLRDDSPSAHGTDMPAGDHQEPELEESVAERRMLERESERNPFAITTHRRNYLLPLSYTARPSDRTLSSGQDEASADRMEMQFQFSAKFELIDDQLPANGDLYFGYTQRSWWQAYNTDASSPFRETNYEPEIFADFDNDWTIAGWTNIHNRISLNHQSNGRSGDMSRSWNRLILTSTFVNDTWAVSLAPFWRIPESEGDDDNPDIERFVGYGDVTVARRLFDDHEASLMWRGNPDSGHMGAQFDYSWPLFGKIRGHVLYYHGYGDSLIDYDRSVHRLGVGFSLNPLFSSGEFER